A single window of Helicobacter pylori NCTC 11637 = CCUG 17874 = ATCC 43504 = JCM 12093 DNA harbors:
- a CDS encoding SurA protein produces the protein MRKIFSYVLKALLFIGIVYAEPESKVEALEGRKQESSLDKKIRQELKNKEEKKEIKAKRKPRAEVHHGDSKNPAQKITPPKIKESAKGMQNQSMQNNAPKPEEKETTPQILEKNKGSSPSSQFNSIFGNPNDAANSTLEDKVVGGISLLVNGSPITLYQIQEEQEKSKVSKAQVRDRLIAERIKNQEIERLKIHVDDDKLDQEMAMMAQQQGMDLDHFKQMLMAEGHYKLYRDQLKEHLEMQELLRNILLTNVDTSSETKMREYYNKHKEQFSIPTEIETVRYTSTSQEDLERAMADPNLEIPGVSKANEKIEMKTLNPQIAQVFISHEQGSFTPVMNGGGGQFITFYIKEKKGKNEVSFSQAKQFIAQKLVEESKDKILEEHFEKLRVKSRIVMIRE, from the coding sequence ATGAGGAAAATTTTTTCTTATGTTTTGAAGGCTTTGTTGTTTATTGGGATTGTTTATGCAGAGCCGGAATCTAAAGTGGAAGCCTTAGAAGGGAGGAAGCAAGAGTCTTCTTTGGATAAAAAAATCCGCCAAGAATTGAAGAATAAAGAAGAAAAGAAAGAAATAAAAGCCAAAAGAAAGCCCAGAGCAGAAGTCCATCATGGGGATTCCAAAAATCCCGCTCAAAAAATAACGCCTCCTAAAATCAAAGAGAGTGCTAAAGGCATGCAAAATCAAAGCATGCAAAATAATGCACCAAAACCTGAAGAAAAAGAGACAACCCCTCAAATTCTTGAAAAAAATAAAGGATCAAGCCCTAGCTCTCAATTCAATTCCATTTTCGGTAATCCTAATGACGCTGCTAATAGCACCCTTGAAGATAAGGTCGTAGGGGGCATTTCTTTGCTTGTTAATGGTTCGCCTATCACGCTGTATCAAATCCAAGAAGAGCAAGAAAAATCTAAAGTGAGCAAAGCTCAAGTCAGGGATCGTTTGATCGCTGAACGCATTAAAAACCAAGAAATTGAGCGCTTAAAAATCCATGTAGATGATGACAAATTAGACCAAGAAATGGCGATGATGGCACAACAACAAGGCATGGATTTAGACCATTTCAAACAAATGCTTATGGCTGAGGGGCATTATAAACTCTATAGGGATCAGCTTAAGGAGCATTTAGAAATGCAAGAATTGTTGCGTAATATCTTACTCACGAATGTGGATACTAGCTCTGAAACCAAAATGCGCGAATATTACAACAAACACAAGGAGCAATTCAGTATCCCCACAGAAATAGAAACCGTGCGCTACACTTCAACGAGTCAAGAAGATTTAGAAAGGGCTATGGCAGATCCTAATTTGGAAATTCCAGGGGTGAGTAAAGCTAATGAAAAAATAGAGATGAAAACCCTAAACCCTCAAATCGCTCAAGTCTTTATTTCGCATGAGCAAGGCTCTTTCACGCCCGTTATGAATGGGGGTGGGGGGCAGTTCATCACTTTTTATATCAAAGAAAAAAAGGGTAAAAACGAAGTGAGCTTCAGTCAAGCCAAGCAATTTATCGCCCAGAAATTAGTGGAAGAATCTAAAGATAAGATTTTAGAAGAGCATTTTGAAAAATTGCGCGTTAAGTCTAGGATTGTGATGATTAGAGAGTGA
- the gatB gene encoding Asp-tRNA(Asn)/Glu-tRNA(Gln) amidotransferase subunit GatB — MPFEAVIGLEVHVQLNTKTKIFCSCSTSFGESPNSNTCPVCLGLPGALPVLNKEVVKKAIQLGTAIEANINQYSLFARKNYFYPDLPKAYQISQFEVPIVSDGKLEIDAKEGAKIVRIERAHMEEDAGKNIHAGSCSLVDLNRACTPLLEIVSKPDMRNSEEAIAYLKKLHAIVRFIGISDANMQEGNFRCDANVSIRPKGDEKLYTRVEIKNLNSFRFIAKAIEYEIERQSAAWESGRYHEEVIQETRLFDTHKGITLSMRNKEESADYRYFKDPDLYPVFIDEKLLKEAQKINELPSAKKIRYMKDFNLKEDDANLLVSDPLLAEYFESMLHLGVKAKTSVTWLCVELLGRLKAETTLENCGVSAHTLGALAKRIDEGKISGKSAKDVLDKLLEEKGGDVDALIEQMGLSQVNDTEAIVKVIEEVLKNNADKVLEYKSGKDKLFGFFVGQAMKNLKGANPSVVNAILKEKLG; from the coding sequence ATGCCATTTGAAGCTGTAATCGGGTTAGAAGTCCATGTCCAACTCAACACCAAAACTAAAATCTTTTGCTCTTGCTCTACAAGCTTTGGAGAATCCCCTAATTCTAACACCTGCCCTGTGTGTTTGGGCTTACCGGGAGCTTTGCCGGTATTGAATAAAGAAGTGGTTAAAAAAGCCATCCAATTAGGCACAGCCATTGAAGCTAATATCAACCAGTATTCCCTTTTTGCGAGAAAAAATTATTTTTACCCTGATTTGCCTAAGGCTTATCAAATTTCGCAGTTTGAAGTCCCCATTGTGAGTGATGGGAAATTAGAAATTGACGCTAAAGAGGGCGCAAAAATCGTGCGTATTGAAAGGGCCCACATGGAAGAAGACGCCGGTAAAAATATCCATGCGGGTAGCTGTTCTTTAGTGGATTTGAACCGCGCTTGCACCCCTTTATTAGAAATTGTCAGTAAGCCGGACATGCGAAATAGTGAAGAAGCCATAGCGTATTTGAAAAAACTCCATGCTATCGTGCGTTTTATAGGGATTTCTGATGCAAACATGCAAGAGGGGAATTTCAGGTGCGATGCGAACGTGTCCATTAGACCCAAAGGCGATGAAAAGCTTTACACGAGGGTGGAGATTAAAAACTTAAATAGCTTTAGATTCATCGCTAAAGCGATTGAATACGAGATAGAGCGCCAAAGTGCGGCGTGGGAAAGCGGGCGTTATCATGAAGAAGTCATTCAAGAAACGCGCCTTTTTGACACCCATAAAGGGATCACTCTTTCTATGCGTAATAAAGAAGAATCAGCGGATTACCGCTATTTTAAGGATCCGGATTTGTATCCTGTTTTTATTGATGAAAAACTTTTAAAAGAAGCTCAAAAGATCAATGAATTGCCTAGCGCGAAAAAAATCCGCTACATGAAAGATTTTAACCTTAAAGAAGACGATGCGAATTTATTGGTGAGCGATCCGTTATTGGCGGAGTATTTTGAAAGCATGCTCCATCTTGGGGTTAAGGCTAAAACGAGCGTAACATGGCTTTGCGTGGAATTATTAGGGCGCTTGAAAGCCGAAACCACTTTAGAAAATTGCGGAGTTAGCGCTCATACGCTAGGTGCTTTAGCCAAACGCATTGATGAGGGCAAGATTTCGGGCAAGAGCGCTAAAGATGTGTTAGACAAGCTTTTAGAAGAGAAAGGGGGCGATGTGGATGCGCTCATTGAACAAATGGGCTTATCTCAAGTCAATGACACAGAAGCGATTGTTAAAGTGATAGAAGAGGTGCTTAAAAACAACGCTGATAAGGTGCTTGAATATAAAAGCGGTAAGGACAAGCTTTTTGGGTTTTTTGTAGGCCAAGCGATGAAAAATTTAAAAGGCGCTAATCCTAGCGTGGTGAATGCTATTTTGAAAGAGAAATTGGGTTGA